The following are encoded together in the Geobacter sulfurreducens PCA genome:
- a CDS encoding TetR/AcrR family transcriptional regulator: protein MAERDKRRTDHGDSAVRRRLLAAATELFTVKGYAATSVREIVEAAGVSKPVLYYWFGNKEGIYLELMTEPFGRFTALLEEYLGAAGSPCGRLVDLLDHTLMLVQENLGGTRLMYSIYYGPPQGAPFIDFEGYHRHFQDAIRKLVSEGMEGGALRSENVDDVMWILLGVFNVALEEQLCGRPDRPPGIDREGVRRMLTLVLSGFAARTADEVER from the coding sequence ATGGCAGAACGGGACAAGAGACGGACCGACCACGGAGATTCGGCGGTGCGGAGACGTTTGCTGGCGGCGGCGACGGAGCTTTTTACCGTAAAGGGATACGCGGCCACGTCGGTACGGGAGATCGTTGAGGCGGCAGGCGTTTCCAAGCCGGTCCTCTATTACTGGTTTGGCAACAAGGAAGGCATCTATCTGGAGCTGATGACCGAGCCGTTCGGCCGTTTTACCGCACTGCTGGAAGAGTACCTGGGCGCTGCCGGAAGCCCGTGCGGCCGGCTCGTGGATCTGCTCGACCATACGCTCATGCTCGTTCAGGAGAACCTGGGCGGCACGAGGCTCATGTACTCCATTTACTACGGGCCGCCCCAGGGCGCTCCCTTTATCGACTTCGAGGGCTACCACCGCCATTTCCAGGATGCCATTCGGAAGCTGGTTTCCGAAGGCATGGAGGGGGGTGCGCTGCGTTCGGAAAACGTGGACGACGTGATGTGGATTCTGCTCGGAGTCTTCAATGTTGCCCTGGAGGAGCAGTTGTGCGGGCGCCCGGACCGTCCGCCCGGCATTGACCGGGAGGGGGTGAGGCGTATGTTGACTCTTGTCCTGAGCGGATTTGCGGCCCGGACGGCCGACGAGGTGGAACGATGA
- a CDS encoding efflux RND transporter permease subunit, whose product MILSDLSIKRPIFATVMMLVLVTLGAFSYRLLSVEMYPNVEMPVISIVTKYPGASPETVEREVSKRIEEAVNQIAGVKHVVSTSRESVSTVVVEFRLEERTNEVAQEARAKVNSVRGQLPAGIEDPIIQKLDFNALPVAALAIQSKTLSQRELTTLVDKRVRKRFESVAGVGKVEMVGGAKREVNVQVDPVRLESLGLGANDVVRGLQNENVNTPLGRITREGAEYPLRIDGKPDLVGGYRSMVVAQKGGRPITLGEVAAISDGVEERRTLALVNGVPAIGIDIYKQSGANQVQVVDNVRKVMEKIRKELPPEVSLTLVRDSSIMTRQSLADVEETLIIGGILTVIIVFLFINSWRSTVITGVTLPISVISSFIIMNAMGMTLNVMTLMALSLSIGLLIDDAIVVRENIVRHLEMGKDHMEASRFGTSEIGLAVFATTLSILAVFVPVAFMRGIVGRFFFPFGITVSFAVLVSLFVSFTLDPMLSSRWHDPAVHAHGKRRGLARWLESFNDWFDRAADRYRLAIAWALDHRRTVIATAALTFFLGIAVMGTLESSFMSEEDTSEFQVSFKAAPNASITESEGRLKAMLAAIGDIPEISHTYSTIGAGDGGTVRDGLLYVKLREKKERERGQFEIERVVRQRLQQIAGITFSIEKVGNVGGAAKPLNVNLKGDDIGLLKSYAAQLKEKMYAIPGIVDVSATLEHDTPEYRLRVDREKALSAGVTSNDVVTALSRLVGGEAVTTYEDEDGDAVDVRVRLPEVLRQNPAQVRDLKISVPDSDGGTKLIPLASVSTESVAATPSEVNRRDLSRLVTVSANLDGLPIGTAVKKVEEVSKTIAMAPGYSIGFSGEAEDMAESFGYMGESLLLAVVFVFLILAAQFESFFEPLAIMLSLPLSIVGMAGMLKLTGDTINIMALIGLIMLMGLVTKNAILLVDYAKVLRRRDGLPRREAVIEAGRTRLRPIVMTTLAMIFGMLPLFLGIGAGGEGRAPMARAVVGGLITSSLLTLIVVPVMYTYMDDLAVRLRRWWLGNAEGALAVGPASDGLVASILKKARGISLKKFFGVFACLITLGTGAFSAEAADIRVLTLDQALAMADERNRDIAKAREFFRQVEGRYVEERSAALPQFTITGSASWLDDRSQKALAGGFIPTRQDVRAAGVELSQALYTWGKVSAAIRAADLGFRTADEQLRTARQDARRDVAVAFYDILLAREQLAISRQNLEQKERHLDEAQRKYAAGVATDYDVLAAGVSVENARPEVIRAENLTRLATDRLRYFLALDQEIEVEGALSFEPATVPSHAEALAVARRQRPELEELRRRIDMAGELVAVADAEDKPRLDLKAGYGWRQLETGDGRGDGAAWNVGLYLSFPVFDGLKARGKVAQAESERRSLRIEEAKLMDSVSLEIRDAVNNVREAREIVSALEGTVAQAERLLTMAEQGFELGVKIRLEVDDAELNLRQARGNLAKARRDYLVARVNLERVMGVLGEEGADQNKM is encoded by the coding sequence ATGATCCTGTCAGACCTGTCCATCAAGCGTCCTATCTTCGCCACGGTGATGATGCTCGTGCTCGTCACGCTGGGGGCGTTTTCCTATCGGCTGCTGTCGGTGGAGATGTACCCCAACGTGGAGATGCCGGTCATCTCCATTGTCACCAAATACCCCGGCGCCTCGCCGGAGACTGTGGAGCGGGAAGTCTCCAAGCGGATCGAGGAGGCGGTCAACCAGATCGCCGGGGTGAAGCACGTGGTTTCCACGTCCCGCGAGAGCGTTTCTACGGTGGTCGTCGAGTTCCGCCTGGAAGAGCGGACCAACGAGGTGGCCCAGGAAGCCCGGGCCAAGGTGAACTCGGTCCGGGGGCAGCTTCCCGCCGGGATCGAGGACCCCATCATCCAGAAGCTCGACTTCAACGCCTTGCCGGTGGCGGCCCTGGCGATCCAGTCCAAGACCCTGTCGCAGCGTGAGCTGACGACCCTGGTGGACAAGCGGGTCAGGAAGCGCTTCGAGAGCGTGGCGGGCGTCGGCAAGGTGGAAATGGTCGGCGGCGCCAAGCGGGAGGTCAACGTTCAGGTTGATCCGGTGCGGCTGGAATCCCTCGGCCTCGGGGCGAACGACGTGGTGCGGGGGCTCCAGAACGAAAACGTGAACACTCCGCTGGGCCGCATCACGCGTGAGGGGGCGGAATACCCCCTGCGGATCGACGGCAAGCCTGATCTGGTGGGGGGTTACCGCTCTATGGTCGTCGCCCAGAAGGGGGGGCGCCCCATTACCCTCGGTGAAGTGGCCGCCATTTCCGACGGCGTGGAGGAGCGGCGTACCCTGGCGCTCGTCAACGGCGTGCCCGCCATCGGCATCGATATTTACAAACAGTCCGGGGCCAACCAGGTCCAGGTGGTGGACAACGTCAGGAAGGTCATGGAGAAAATCCGGAAGGAACTGCCTCCCGAGGTCTCGCTGACCCTGGTCCGCGACTCATCGATCATGACCCGCCAGTCCCTGGCAGATGTGGAGGAGACGCTCATCATCGGCGGCATCCTCACCGTCATCATCGTGTTCCTGTTCATCAACTCCTGGCGTTCCACGGTAATCACCGGGGTGACGCTTCCCATCTCGGTCATCTCGTCCTTCATCATCATGAACGCCATGGGCATGACCCTCAACGTGATGACCCTCATGGCCCTGTCCCTCTCTATCGGACTGCTCATCGACGACGCAATCGTGGTGCGGGAGAATATCGTCCGACACCTGGAGATGGGCAAGGATCACATGGAGGCGTCCCGCTTCGGGACCAGCGAGATCGGTCTGGCGGTGTTTGCCACGACCCTGTCGATTCTTGCGGTGTTCGTGCCCGTGGCATTCATGCGGGGCATCGTGGGCCGTTTCTTCTTCCCCTTCGGGATTACGGTTTCGTTCGCCGTGCTGGTGTCGCTCTTCGTCTCCTTCACCCTCGACCCGATGCTCTCCTCCCGCTGGCACGACCCGGCCGTTCACGCCCACGGCAAGCGCAGGGGCCTGGCTCGCTGGCTCGAATCCTTCAACGATTGGTTCGACCGTGCCGCCGACCGTTACCGCCTGGCAATAGCCTGGGCGCTCGACCATCGCCGGACGGTCATCGCCACGGCGGCCCTGACATTTTTCCTGGGCATCGCCGTCATGGGAACCCTGGAATCATCCTTCATGTCCGAAGAGGATACGAGCGAATTCCAGGTGTCCTTCAAGGCCGCGCCAAACGCCAGCATCACCGAGAGCGAGGGCCGGCTGAAGGCGATGCTGGCAGCCATCGGCGATATCCCCGAAATCAGCCATACCTATTCGACCATCGGCGCCGGCGACGGGGGAACAGTGCGCGACGGCCTTCTCTACGTGAAGCTCAGGGAGAAGAAGGAGCGCGAGCGGGGACAGTTCGAGATCGAGCGGGTGGTCAGACAGCGGCTGCAACAGATCGCCGGCATTACCTTCTCCATCGAGAAGGTGGGTAATGTGGGCGGGGCGGCCAAGCCCCTGAACGTGAACCTGAAGGGTGACGACATCGGGCTCCTGAAGTCGTACGCGGCCCAGCTCAAGGAGAAGATGTACGCGATTCCGGGGATCGTGGACGTTTCCGCGACCCTGGAGCACGACACGCCGGAATACCGGCTGCGGGTGGACCGGGAAAAGGCCCTCTCCGCCGGCGTCACCAGTAACGACGTGGTCACGGCCCTTTCGAGGCTGGTGGGTGGCGAGGCCGTGACCACCTATGAAGACGAGGATGGCGATGCCGTGGACGTGCGGGTGAGGCTGCCCGAGGTGCTGCGCCAGAATCCGGCCCAGGTGCGCGACCTGAAGATCTCGGTGCCGGACAGTGACGGCGGCACCAAGCTGATTCCCCTGGCCAGCGTCAGCACCGAGTCCGTGGCTGCCACCCCCTCCGAGGTAAACCGTCGCGATCTGTCCCGTCTGGTGACGGTTTCGGCCAACCTGGACGGGCTTCCCATCGGCACGGCGGTCAAAAAGGTGGAGGAGGTCTCCAAAACCATAGCCATGGCGCCGGGATACAGCATCGGTTTTTCGGGCGAGGCGGAAGACATGGCCGAATCGTTCGGCTACATGGGGGAATCGCTCCTGCTGGCCGTTGTCTTTGTCTTTCTGATCCTGGCCGCCCAGTTCGAATCGTTCTTCGAGCCCCTGGCGATCATGCTGTCGCTGCCGCTCTCCATCGTAGGCATGGCCGGGATGCTGAAACTGACCGGCGACACCATCAATATCATGGCGCTCATCGGCCTCATCATGCTCATGGGGCTCGTCACCAAGAACGCCATCCTGCTGGTGGACTACGCCAAGGTCCTCCGACGACGGGACGGTCTGCCGCGCCGCGAGGCGGTGATCGAGGCAGGCCGGACCAGGCTCCGTCCCATCGTCATGACGACTCTGGCCATGATCTTCGGCATGCTGCCGCTGTTTCTCGGCATCGGCGCCGGCGGCGAGGGGCGGGCTCCCATGGCCCGCGCCGTGGTGGGCGGACTCATCACGTCATCGCTTCTCACTCTGATCGTGGTTCCGGTCATGTACACCTACATGGACGACCTGGCCGTCCGGCTCAGGCGGTGGTGGCTGGGCAACGCGGAGGGAGCGCTTGCCGTCGGTCCCGCATCTGATGGGCTGGTTGCTTCGATCCTGAAAAAGGCGCGCGGGATTTCCCTGAAGAAGTTTTTCGGGGTGTTCGCCTGCCTCATAACCCTCGGCACGGGAGCTTTCTCCGCTGAGGCGGCAGATATCCGCGTCCTGACCCTCGACCAGGCCCTTGCCATGGCCGACGAGCGCAACCGCGACATTGCGAAGGCCCGGGAGTTCTTCCGGCAGGTAGAGGGGCGGTACGTGGAGGAGCGGAGCGCGGCGCTGCCCCAGTTTACCATCACCGGCTCGGCATCCTGGCTGGATGACCGCAGCCAGAAAGCCCTGGCCGGCGGCTTTATCCCCACGCGGCAGGATGTGCGCGCCGCCGGGGTGGAGCTTTCCCAGGCCCTGTACACCTGGGGCAAGGTGAGCGCCGCCATCCGGGCGGCCGATCTTGGCTTCAGGACCGCGGACGAGCAGCTCCGCACGGCGCGGCAGGATGCCCGCCGGGATGTGGCGGTCGCGTTTTACGATATTCTGCTGGCTCGCGAACAGCTTGCCATCAGCCGCCAGAACCTGGAGCAAAAAGAGCGGCACCTGGATGAGGCCCAGCGCAAGTACGCCGCCGGCGTGGCCACCGACTACGATGTGCTTGCCGCCGGCGTATCGGTGGAAAACGCGCGGCCGGAGGTCATCCGGGCCGAAAACCTGACGCGGCTGGCCACGGACCGGCTTCGTTATTTTCTGGCGCTCGACCAGGAGATCGAGGTGGAAGGAGCGCTGTCGTTCGAGCCCGCGACGGTTCCTTCCCACGCCGAGGCCCTGGCCGTGGCGCGGCGCCAGCGGCCCGAGCTCGAGGAGCTGCGCCGGCGGATCGATATGGCGGGGGAGCTGGTGGCGGTAGCCGATGCGGAGGATAAGCCGCGTCTGGACCTGAAAGCGGGTTACGGCTGGCGCCAGCTCGAAACCGGGGATGGCCGTGGCGACGGAGCTGCGTGGAACGTGGGGCTTTATCTGAGCTTTCCGGTCTTTGACGGGCTCAAGGCTCGGGGCAAGGTCGCCCAGGCGGAAAGCGAACGGCGCAGCCTCAGGATCGAGGAGGCGAAACTGATGGACTCCGTTTCCCTCGAAATACGGGATGCCGTCAACAATGTCCGGGAGGCGCGCGAAATCGTCTCGGCCCTTGAAGGGACCGTCGCCCAGGCGGAGCGGCTCCTGACCATGGCCGAGCAGGGGTTCGAGCTGGGCGTGAAAATCCGCCTTGAGGTTGACGATGCAGAGCTGAATCTCCGGCAGGCCCGGGGCAATCTGGCCAAGGCGCGCAGGGACTACCTCGTTGCCCGGGTGAACCTTGAGCGGGTCATGGGGGTCTTGGGTGAAGAGGGCGCGGACCAGAACAAGATGTAA
- a CDS encoding efflux RND transporter periplasmic adaptor subunit, with protein sequence MTVKWLVCVLGGVLLAGGLAGCSKDGEAQNARVEKPALAVETVPVTARDLAEGIEVTGSLEPKFSADVKTQIPGLVKQVYVTEWVRVRKGAPLARIDTAEPEALTKRAEASVESARAALAQAQVSANRAERELARIIKLKESGLATQQSVDDARTESAAAQARIDAAQAQIRVTQEELRQARARLAKGLVVSPLDGVVALRDVNVGDLAGDAATGKPIFRIVDNRVLNLTVTIPSADSARVKVGQPLEFSVDALPGRIFTGTVMFINPELSAEDRSLRVIAEVRNDGELLKGGLFAKGRILVGRRPAVVQVPRGSLAAWDTASKKASIFVVAGNVAKMKQVETGVVIGDGVEIVKGVGPGEQLVTRGGFNLKDGDVVTVVGKGAAQ encoded by the coding sequence ATGACAGTCAAATGGTTGGTGTGCGTACTTGGCGGGGTGCTTCTGGCAGGCGGGCTTGCGGGATGTTCGAAGGATGGCGAGGCACAGAACGCTCGGGTGGAAAAGCCGGCGCTGGCGGTGGAAACGGTTCCCGTGACCGCCCGCGATCTGGCGGAGGGAATCGAGGTTACCGGAAGCCTTGAGCCAAAATTTTCGGCCGACGTCAAAACTCAGATCCCCGGACTGGTAAAGCAGGTCTACGTTACGGAGTGGGTGCGGGTCCGCAAGGGGGCTCCCCTGGCGCGCATCGATACTGCCGAGCCGGAGGCCCTGACCAAGAGGGCGGAGGCGTCGGTGGAATCTGCCCGGGCCGCGCTGGCCCAGGCCCAGGTAAGTGCCAACAGGGCCGAGCGGGAACTTGCGCGGATCATCAAGCTGAAGGAGTCGGGGCTTGCCACCCAGCAGTCGGTGGACGATGCCCGCACCGAATCGGCCGCGGCCCAGGCCAGGATCGATGCCGCCCAGGCCCAGATCCGGGTGACCCAGGAAGAGCTCCGGCAGGCGCGGGCCCGTCTGGCCAAAGGGCTCGTGGTATCTCCGCTGGACGGAGTGGTGGCCCTGCGGGACGTAAACGTGGGAGACCTGGCCGGCGACGCGGCAACGGGCAAGCCGATCTTCCGTATCGTGGACAACAGGGTGCTCAACCTGACCGTTACCATCCCGTCGGCCGACTCGGCGCGTGTCAAGGTCGGCCAGCCCCTGGAGTTTTCCGTGGATGCCCTGCCGGGGAGAATATTCACGGGCACGGTCATGTTCATCAATCCCGAACTCTCTGCCGAGGACCGCTCGCTGCGGGTCATCGCAGAGGTCCGCAATGACGGGGAACTCCTCAAGGGGGGGCTCTTCGCCAAGGGGAGAATTCTTGTGGGCCGGCGGCCGGCGGTCGTTCAGGTGCCGAGAGGCTCCCTGGCCGCCTGGGATACCGCCTCGAAGAAGGCGAGCATCTTCGTCGTTGCCGGCAACGTGGCGAAGATGAAGCAGGTGGAAACCGGGGTGGTGATCGGGGACGGAGTGGAGATCGTCAAGGGGGTCGGCCCCGGCGAACAACTCGTGACCAGGGGAGGCTTCAACCTGAAAGATGGCGACGTCGTGACCGTCGTTGGGAAGGGCGCTGCGCAATGA
- a CDS encoding sensor histidine kinase, producing MIFGIIALSLVLQLVAAILALRLIRVTGGAFAWTLLALASLLMVGRRSLSLYHLYATPPTVPPLLVNEVIGLFISLLFVAAVAGLSPLLARIKSAEDYWRESEHRLRGMLDNTGLIAVMLDDRGAITFCNRHLLDLTGWSREEVVGGNWFDTFIPADQREGVSERYRHILAGSKLPLHSQNEIITKSGERLLIAWHNTIMRDGSGRVVGGTAIGEDITERMRVEEEIRRLNTELEQRVSERTAELAASTRELEGFCYSVSHDLRTPLRAIAGHSAIIREECAAITHSCRHHLGRIERAAVRMGELIDALLELARVARHAAHPEEISLSKIAQQVLTDLRIASPERSVACAIDEGLAACGDPVLVRVALQNLLENAWKFTAGTPDALIEVGSETAGGETVFFVRDNGVGFDMAHAGKMFGTFRRLHRDEEFEGTGIGLATVKRIIERHGGRVWAEGEPGRMAIFRFTLPGLRPCEPEYPADMPSSNAHAQGVPVNVSGK from the coding sequence ATGATATTCGGCATCATTGCGCTTTCGCTTGTTCTGCAGCTTGTGGCTGCCATTCTCGCCCTCCGGCTGATTCGGGTAACCGGCGGGGCTTTCGCGTGGACGCTCCTTGCCCTGGCTTCGCTTCTCATGGTCGGCCGGCGATCGCTGTCCCTCTACCATTTGTATGCCACCCCCCCAACCGTCCCTCCACTCCTGGTTAACGAAGTCATCGGCCTGTTCATCTCTTTGCTCTTTGTTGCCGCCGTTGCCGGCCTTTCGCCCCTGCTGGCGCGGATCAAGAGTGCCGAGGACTATTGGCGGGAATCGGAGCACCGCCTCCGGGGGATGCTCGACAATACCGGCCTGATCGCCGTCATGCTCGACGACCGGGGGGCCATAACGTTCTGCAACCGTCACCTGCTTGACCTGACCGGCTGGAGCCGGGAAGAGGTGGTCGGCGGCAACTGGTTCGACACGTTTATCCCCGCCGACCAACGGGAAGGAGTTAGCGAACGCTACCGACACATCCTTGCCGGAAGTAAATTACCTCTTCACAGCCAGAATGAAATCATAACGAAAAGCGGTGAACGACTCCTCATCGCATGGCACAACACCATTATGCGCGACGGCAGCGGACGGGTAGTCGGGGGAACGGCCATCGGCGAGGACATCACCGAGCGCATGCGGGTAGAGGAGGAAATCCGGCGCCTCAATACGGAACTTGAGCAGCGGGTCAGTGAACGGACAGCGGAGCTGGCTGCGTCAACGCGCGAACTGGAAGGGTTCTGCTACTCGGTTTCCCACGATCTAAGGACCCCCCTCAGGGCCATTGCCGGTCACAGTGCCATCATCCGCGAGGAGTGCGCCGCCATCACCCATTCCTGCCGCCATCACCTGGGCCGCATCGAACGGGCGGCAGTCAGGATGGGTGAACTCATCGACGCCTTGCTGGAACTGGCGCGGGTTGCGCGCCACGCGGCCCACCCCGAGGAGATCAGTCTCAGCAAGATAGCGCAGCAGGTCCTCACCGACCTGCGCATCGCCTCACCCGAACGAAGCGTAGCCTGTGCGATCGACGAGGGACTTGCCGCCTGCGGCGATCCGGTCCTGGTCCGGGTGGCACTGCAAAATCTGCTGGAGAACGCCTGGAAGTTTACTGCGGGAACCCCGGACGCGCTGATCGAGGTCGGCTCCGAAACAGCGGGCGGAGAAACGGTATTTTTCGTGCGGGACAACGGCGTCGGCTTCGACATGGCCCATGCGGGCAAGATGTTCGGCACGTTCCGGCGCCTGCACCGGGACGAAGAATTCGAGGGAACCGGCATCGGCCTCGCCACGGTAAAGCGGATCATCGAACGCCACGGCGGCAGGGTCTGGGCCGAGGGAGAGCCCGGCCGGATGGCGATCTTCCGCTTCACGCTGCCGGGGCTGCGGCCCTGTGAACCGGAATATCCGGCAGACATGCCGTCTTCGAATGCACACGCACAGGGAGTGCCTGTCAATGTATCAGGAAAGTGA